GTCGTGGTAGGCGCTGATGACGATTTTCGGGACGTCGGGATAGCGCAGCGCGATCGCTTTGAGACATTCGAGCCCGCCGACGAGGGGGGTGTTGATGTCAAGAATGTAAAAATCGTGCATTTTGGATTCGATTACGTCGAGTACTTCCTGACCGTTGTCGTAATGGTCGACCAGATGCCCCCGCGAGAGGAGATAGGTCCGGATCGAGCGCGCCAGCATGAATTCGTCTTCCAGCAACAGGATTTTCATATTACAGCCCCTTGTGTTGTTCGGAGGGTATTGTAGGCGAACTGCGTTGCATTAATGTGGCATTTTTGAAGAGGTAGCGAAACGAAGTCCCCCTTACGGGGGTGGAAGAGATCTCGATTTCGACGTTTTCCTCTCGGCAGATCTGCGCCACGATACTCAGCCCCAGCCCGTAACCGCCCTTGGTTTCCGACTCGCGGTGAAAGCGTTCGAAAATCTTTTTTTTGTCGTGGATGAGGGGACCGTGGTTGCGGATTTCGAAGTAGATGTCGTCGTTGCGCATTCCGACGGTGATTGCGATTTCGCCGGGTCGGTAGGAGTATTTGATCGCATTGGAGAGGGTGTTGTCCACCAGCCGGGCGAGTTTCAGCTCCGAAAACATGATGGAGGGGAGGTTGGGCTGTCCCGTACGCATCGAAAGGGTCAGTTCGTTTACTTCGGCGATGCAGGTGAAATACTGTTTGCGTTCGGCAATGTAGGAGACGAGATCGATCACGACTTTCTGGTCGGGGATACGGTCGCGTTTCATGAGATAGGTCATGTCTTCGTAACTGTTCTGGATGATCCTCGCCCCCGCTTCGATCGCGCTGAGCGATTCGTTTTCGATCCCCTCCATCCGAAGGAGGTCGATGTTGGTGATGATGACGGCCAGCGGCGTGTGGATCTCGTGGATCGCATTTTTGAGAAACCGGTCCTGATCGTTGAGGAGGCGCAGGGCGTATTCTCGCGATTCTTCGAGGAGTTTGCGGCTCTCGGCGAGGGCGTTGTCGTAATCGATCTGCTCGAGCATGTCGATGAGTGCGGTGAAAAGTTCGTCCTGGTTGATCGGTTTGAGAACGAAACGGTCGATCCCGCAGCGGATCGATTCGATGAACATCGTACTCTCTTCGGCCCCGGAGATGGCGATGACCCGCTGCAGCGGATCGATTTTTTTCAGTCTTCCGGTGAGCTCAAGGCCGCTGCTGCGTCCGAGGTTGACGTCGGTGATCACCAGCAGGGGGGAAGGGGATTCGCGGAACGCGTGGTAGAGATCGAGCGCCTCCTCGGGATCGGAGGCGGTTTGGATGGAGTCGAAAAAATGGGACAGAAGCCGCTGAAGGCTCTCCTGCATCAGAGGATCGTCTTCGACGATCAACAGCGATTTGCCGGAGGAGAGTTTTTTCAGACGTGCAGCCTCGGAGACCATGGTACCTCTTTGTGCAGATTAAACAGCTGCGGATATTATAGCTTCTTGTACGGGAAGTTTCGGTTCGACCGGACGGATTTTTTTCATGCAGGGGTCAAACGGCATCGGTGCGCCGAAGAGATACCCTTGCGATTCGCATACGCCGAGGCTGCAGATCCGCTCGTGCAGCGCTTCGGCAGAGACGTATTCCGCGATCGTCCTGATCCCCAGGCGCTCGGCAAACGTGGTAAGAAGTTCGACGATGCTCTGGGAGACGTAGTCGGTGGCGATCGTTTCGATCAGCGAGCCGTCGAATTTGATGTAGTCGACGTTGAGTTTGGCGAGATGTTCGAAATTCGAATAACCCGACCCGAAGTCGTCGAGAGCCACTTTGCAACCGAGTTCTTTCAGTTTGGCGAAAAAATTCTGAATTTCGGCATACGATTCGACCCCTTCGCTTTCGAGCAGTTCGAAGACGAGACGGTGCGGTTCGGGAAAAGAAGCGATCTGCTGGAAGAGGAATTCGCGGGTGGGGTGATGGGAGATGTCCTCGATCGAAAGGTTGATACTGACGCTGCATTCGGAATCTCTGAAATCGTTCAGGACCGACGCGATGACGAGTTTGGTGATCGTACGGTACATCTTCGTCTCTTTGGCGATCGGTAGAAACTGTACCGGAGAAAGAAACTGCCCATCGGGCGTCATGAGGCGCAGGAGCGCTTCGTATTTGACGATGCGCATCGTGGTATTGTCAATGATGGGCTGGTAAAACGGGACAAATCGGTTTTCAACGATTGCCCGTTTGATCGTATCGATGCACTTGAGCTTGTAGCTGTTGCCGTGGTTGTGGTGTTCCGCCGAACGATAGATGACGGTTCTCCCCTCTTTTTCGGCCTGGCGCAGTGCGAAATCGGCATGTGAAAGGCTCAGCTCGTCTCCGGGATGGACAATAGCGGCGTACATTTCCAGATACATTTTTTCCCCGGCCACGACGATTTCGGTCGCTTCGAAATGCTGGACGATAAGGTGAACGAGCGGTTCAAGACTCTGTACCCCCGCCGGCGAGAGGAGGGCGAAATGGGTTCCGCTGGTACGGTAAAGGCCGTGGTGCTCGACGTTCATCTCGTCGTTGACCAGACGCCGGAGGATGCTGGCGGTTTGTTGTAGAACGGCGTTTCCCGCATCATATCCGTACGTGTCGTTGAGATGTTTAAAGTCCCCGATTTTAAACAGGACGAGGGTATGGTTTGAATAGGTAAAAATATCCTGTTCCAGTTTTCCGAGCGAATACAGTCCGCTGATCCGGTCGAAGGTATAGGTTTGGATCGCTTCGCGGGTTTTGGTTTCGACGAGCTCTTCGAGATGTTGGCGGTATTGAACGTTCTCCCGCTCCATTTTGATCTTGCCGACCACTTTGTGGAGCGTAGCCATGGTCTGTTCCCGTTCCATCGGCTTGAACAGGTAGCCGTCGACGCCCAGCTGGATCGATCGGTGGAGGTAATTGACGTCTTTGTGGGCCGAGACGAGGAGGGTTGATAGGTCCGGATAGCGTTCCTTGATTTTTTCGATCATCGTAAGGCCGTCGAATTTGGGCATTTCGATATCGGTGATGACCAGATCGAAGGGAGTTTCAAGGGCCGCTTCAAGCCCTTTTTCTCCGTTGGATTCATGGCGGATATTTTCGAAAAAACGGCTCAGGAACGTGAGGTATTCGCGGCCGATAAGCGGGTCGTCCTCGACGTAGAGGACGTGCAGTCCTCTGGCGTTGTCGCGGATGGCGGCGATGAGTTTGGCGGGATCAGTCGACAAGGAGCACCTCCTGATCGGAATGGTCCGGGATCGAAAGGGCAAAGACGCTTTCGCCTGAGCCGCTGCTGACCCGGATCGTCCCGCCGAGGTGTTTTTCGACGATGATCGCCGACATGTACAGCCCTAGCCCCGTGCCGTGTTTTTCGTCCTTGGTGCTGAAATAGGGCTCGAAAATCCGGGTGAGGATCTCCTGCGCAATCCCCCCGGCGTTGTCGCGGACGAGGAAGAGCGCTTTTTGGGATTGCGGCCGGAGTTCCAGCGTGATGCGGGGATGCGGGATGCTGTTCTCGGCGAAGGCGTCTTTGGCGTTGTTGAGGATGTTCAAAAAGACCTGCAGCAGCTCGTTTTTGTAGGTCGTAAACGCCATCGAGCGATCGCCTTCAAAATGCAACCGGATGCGCTGGCTTTCAAAACTTTTTCCCAGGATGCTGCTGATTTCGTCGCACAGTTCGCCGAAGTTCATCCGCTGCGGGAGTTTGTTCGGCCGGAAAAAGTTTCGGAAATCGTCGATGGTCTGCGAGAGAAACTGGATCTGTTTGTCGATCAGCTCGAGGTCTTTGAGAAGCTGTTCCTCGTTCATTTCCCCCAGCTGGATACTGAGGATCGAGTTGCTGCTTACCAGCCCGATGATCGTGATCGGCTGGCGCCACTGGTGGGC
The DNA window shown above is from Campylobacterota bacterium and carries:
- a CDS encoding HAMP domain-containing sensor histidine kinase, translating into MKPSIEVAYACLSAIGNSLNLDDMLAEVVETFVSQTGAAGGMFLPAPPASAPLAARGQRVPLPQKLSTDIDGFALHKSVEGCVLDVPVGIEHFLFLFSDARAAQTYGEMFVTFTTKLANAIDACRNEKRLQELSGAFEHQIHRNEANEKLMISQSRMAIMGEMIGMIAHQWRQPITIIGLVSSNSILSIQLGEMNEEQLLKDLELIDKQIQFLSQTIDDFRNFFRPNKLPQRMNFGELCDEISSILGKSFESQRIRLHFEGDRSMAFTTYKNELLQVFLNILNNAKDAFAENSIPHPRITLELRPQSQKALFLVRDNAGGIAQEILTRIFEPYFSTKDEKHGTGLGLYMSAIIVEKHLGGTIRVSSGSGESVFALSIPDHSDQEVLLVD
- a CDS encoding response regulator, producing the protein MVSEAARLKKLSSGKSLLIVEDDPLMQESLQRLLSHFFDSIQTASDPEEALDLYHAFRESPSPLLVITDVNLGRSSGLELTGRLKKIDPLQRVIAISGAEESTMFIESIRCGIDRFVLKPINQDELFTALIDMLEQIDYDNALAESRKLLEESREYALRLLNDQDRFLKNAIHEIHTPLAVIITNIDLLRMEGIENESLSAIEAGARIIQNSYEDMTYLMKRDRIPDQKVVIDLVSYIAERKQYFTCIAEVNELTLSMRTGQPNLPSIMFSELKLARLVDNTLSNAIKYSYRPGEIAITVGMRNDDIYFEIRNHGPLIHDKKKIFERFHRESETKGGYGLGLSIVAQICREENVEIEISSTPVRGTSFRYLFKNATLMQRSSPTIPSEQHKGL
- a CDS encoding EAL domain-containing protein, encoding MSTDPAKLIAAIRDNARGLHVLYVEDDPLIGREYLTFLSRFFENIRHESNGEKGLEAALETPFDLVITDIEMPKFDGLTMIEKIKERYPDLSTLLVSAHKDVNYLHRSIQLGVDGYLFKPMEREQTMATLHKVVGKIKMERENVQYRQHLEELVETKTREAIQTYTFDRISGLYSLGKLEQDIFTYSNHTLVLFKIGDFKHLNDTYGYDAGNAVLQQTASILRRLVNDEMNVEHHGLYRTSGTHFALLSPAGVQSLEPLVHLIVQHFEATEIVVAGEKMYLEMYAAIVHPGDELSLSHADFALRQAEKEGRTVIYRSAEHHNHGNSYKLKCIDTIKRAIVENRFVPFYQPIIDNTTMRIVKYEALLRLMTPDGQFLSPVQFLPIAKETKMYRTITKLVIASVLNDFRDSECSVSINLSIEDISHHPTREFLFQQIASFPEPHRLVFELLESEGVESYAEIQNFFAKLKELGCKVALDDFGSGYSNFEHLAKLNVDYIKFDGSLIETIATDYVSQSIVELLTTFAERLGIRTIAEYVSAEALHERICSLGVCESQGYLFGAPMPFDPCMKKIRPVEPKLPVQEAIISAAV